In a genomic window of Ipomoea triloba cultivar NCNSP0323 chromosome 3, ASM357664v1:
- the LOC116012216 gene encoding uncharacterized protein At2g39795, mitochondrial-like → MAFSNIVRRTAVQIAPVAARFIGRAQRYNHHCSSPLFSSSAANRVGVSGSFFRSAVPSGLHHFSTKSDEALLKVIESEIGCAVETEGIDKVEDVPAGFPFKIEDNPGYQTITLTREYQGETICVEVHMPDLVTGEENQEVASGDEDNEQGSESQIPLVVRVSKKNGPALEFGCTAYPDEISIDSLSIRDPNSAEDQIAYEGPDFTDLDENLQKAFHKYLEIRGIKPSTTNFLHEYMINKDGREYLMWLKNLKKFVEA, encoded by the exons ATGGCGTTCAGCAACATCGTCAGAAGAACGGCTGTGCAAATCGCGCCTGTCGCCGCTCGATTCATTGGAAGAGCTCAGAGGTATAACCACCACTGCTCTTCTCCCCTCTTCTCCTCCTCCGCCGCCAATCGCGTGGGTGTTTCTGGAAGCTTTTTCCGCAGCGCAGTCCCTTCTGGATTACACCACTTCTCCACCAAATCTGATGAGGCCCTTCTCAAAGTCATCGAGTCCGAGATCGGATGCGCCGTAGAAACCGAAGGAATTGACAAG GTTGAGGATGTTCCTGCTGGTTTTCCATTTAAAATTGAAGATAATCCTGGATATCAGACCATAACACTGACAAGAGAGTATCAAGGTGAAACCATCTGTGTTGAAGTGCACATGCCTGACCTTGTTACTGGGGAAGAGAATCAGGAAGTAGCATCCGGGGATGAGGACAATGAACAGGGCAGTGAGTCCCAAATTCCTCTTGTTGTAAGAGTTTCCAAGAAGAATGGACCTGCACTGGAGTTCGGCTGCACGGCTTATCCTGATGAAATTTCGATAGATAGCTTGTCAATTAGGGATCCCAATAGTGCGGAGGACCAAATTGCATATGAAGGCCCTGATTTCAC GGATTTGGATGAGAATCTTCAGAAGGCTTTCCACAAGTATCTCGAGATCAGGGGCATCAAGCCGAGCACGACCAACTTTTTGCATGAGTACATGATAAACAAGGATGGGAGGGAGTACTTGATGTGGCTTAAAAACCTCAAGAAGTTCGTTGAGGCTTGA
- the LOC116013594 gene encoding wall-associated receptor kinase-like 20 — MTTAPYTSLLRRRHLFVALLLLLSCAGSALSARRCADCGSSPVPYPLSTGPDCGDPSYKVRCDNNGGLVFDTLNNTYPITSITPESQRLTIAPSSFIPGACVTDDISTGGILLNSSLPFNITSSNTVLYLNCTETLLNSPLNCTASSLCHAYINSSLGGGACTNAPICCTFRAGGSSTSDKMRVRSSGCSAYRSFVNLDESLPVSRWPAPAMELQWVSPPEPLCRSQSECDSDSTCGTDGNSGGGVSRCFCNSGLHWDAIVGSCVRNVCQDGCGSDKTALIAGLTSGLGVALVAAVIGFLVYKRYQRIREARERLASEREAILNAGGVKTAKLFSGKEIKGATNNFSRDRLLGVGGYGEVYKGVLDDGRVVAVKCAKLGNTKGTDQVLNEVRILCQVNHKSLVRLLGCCVELEQPLMVYEYIPNGTLLDHLQGDKRKHLAWSHRLNIAQATAEGLAYLHFSAVPPIYHRDVKSSNILLDEKLNAKVSDFGLSRLAHTDMSHISTCAQGTLGYLDPEYYRNYQLTDKSDVYSFGVVLLELLTSQKAIDFNRDQDDVNLAVYVQRLVEEERIMDAVDPILKEGASNLELETMKALGFLAIGCLEERRQNRPSMKEVVEEIEYIISIAMAKDEK, encoded by the exons ATGACAACAGCGCCTTATACCTCTCTACTGCGGCGGCGCCACCTCTTTGTGgcgctgctgctgctgctatcgTGCGCGGGGAGCGCACTATCTGCCCGGAGGTGCGCCGACTGCGGCTCTTCTCCGGTGCCGTACCCACTCAGCACCGGCCCCGACTGCGGCGATCCCTCGTACAAGGTTCGCTGCGACAACAATGGCGGCCTGGTGTTTGATACGCTCAATAATACGTATCCGATCACCTCAATTACCCCGGAGTCTCAGCGCCTGACGATCGCGCCGTCGTCCTTTATCCCCGGCGCGTGTGTCACCGACGATATCTCCACCGGCGGAATTTTGCTTAATTCCTCGTTGCCGTTCAACATCACCAGCAGCAACACCGTTCTGTATCTCAACTGTACGGAAACTCTGCTGAACTCGCCCCTCAATTGCACCGCCTCTAGCCTCTGCCATGCCTATATAAATAGCAGCCTTGGCGGCGGCGCGTGCACCAACGCGCCGATTTGCTGCACTTTCCGGGCCGGCGGGTCGTCCACGTCGGACAAGATGCGGGTCCGGAGTTCGGGTTGCAGCGCGTACCGGAGCTTTGTAAACCTGGATGAATCTTTGCCGGTGAGCCGGTGGCCGGCGCCGGCGATGGAATTGCAGTGGGTGTCGCCGCCGGAGCCTCTGTGTCGCTCCCAATCTGAATGTGATTCCGATTCGACTTGCGGAACGGACGGGAATTCCGGTGGCGGCGTCAGCAGATGCTTCTGTAACTCAGGGTTACACTGGGACGCCATTGTTGGATCTTGTGTTCGCA ATGTATGCCAGGATGGTTGTGGAAGTGATAAAACTGCCCTTATAGCAG GATTAACATCAGGTTTGGGGGTGGCACTGGTAGCTGCAGTGATAGGATTCTTGGTGTACAAGCGATATCAGCGCATCAGGGAGGCGCGAGAGCGCCTAGCTAGCGAGCGTGAGGCCATACTCAACGCGGGTGGTGTCAAGACTGCGAAGCTTTTTAGCGGGAAGGAGATCAAGGGGGCGACGAATAACTTTTCTAGGGACAGGCTGCTTGGTGTGGGTGGATATGGTGAAGTGTACAAAGGAGTTCTTGATGATGGGAGAGTGGTGGCAGTGAAATGTGCCAAACTGGGTAACACTAAGGGCACTGACCAAGTTTTGAATGAGGTGAGAATTCTGTGTCAAGTGAACCACAAGAGCCTGGTGCGCCTTCTGGGCTGTTGTGTCGAGCTCGAGCAGCCGTTGATGGTGTACGAGTACATCCCGAACGGAACTCTACTCGACCATCTACAGGGCGATAAGCGCAAGCATCTGGCATGGAGCCACCGGCTCAACATTGCACAGGCGACCGCAGAGGGGCTGGCTTACCTCCATTTCTCCGCGGTTCCTCCGATCTACCATCGCGACGTGAAGTCCAGCAACATTTTGTTGGACGAGAAGTTAAATGCTAAGGTCTCCGATTTCGGTCTCTCGCGTCTCGCTCACACCGACATGAGCCACATATCCACTTGCGCCCAGGGCACCTTAGGGTATCTCGATCCTGAGTACTACAGGAACTATCAGCTCACTGACAAGAGTGATGTCTACAGTTTCGGGGTCGTGCTGCTAGAGCTCCTGACATCCCAGAAAGCAATAGACTTTAACCGAGATCAAGACGACGTAAACTTGGCAGTTTACGTGCAAAGGCTGGTCGAGGAGGAAAGGATCATGGACGCCGTAGATCCCATTTTGAAAGAAGGCGCGAGCAACTTGGAGCTGGAGACTATGAAGGCACTAGGGTTCCTGGCAATCGGGTGCTTGGAGGAGCGCCGACAAAACAGGCCTTCCATGAAAGAAGTAGTCGAGGAAATCGAGTATATAATTAGTATAGCAATGGCAAAGGATGAGAAGTAA
- the LOC116013596 gene encoding CASP-like protein 5B2, producing the protein MKVMFGRPGKASGLVLRIGQCGFAAASLGVMASASGFSIATAFCYLIASMGLQVIWSFILACNDIHSLRVKRDLRNHIFMSLSVVGDWVTATLSLGAACSSAGVMVLLARDTTFCRAQANIDCNMFQISIALAFISWFFLAISSLVTFCLAASS; encoded by the exons atgaaggtgatgtttggaaggccagGAAAGGCAAGTGGACTGGTGCTGAGAATAGGGCAGTGTGGGTTTGCAGCTGCTTCACTTGGAGTTATGGCTTCTGCTTCTGGATTTTCTATTGCCACTGCTTTCTG CTATTTGATCGCGTCCATGGGGCTTCAAGTTATATGGAGTTTTATACTTGCCTGCAATGATATTCATTCCCTGAGGGTTAAGAGAGATCTGCGTAATCATATCTTCATGAGCCTGTCTGTTGTTGGCGATTGG GTGACAGCGACGCTATCCCTTGGCGCTGCGTGCTCGTCGGCTGGCGTGATGGTTCTGCTTGCTCGGGACACAACCTTCTGCAGAGCTCAGGCCAATATCGACTGCAACATGTTCCAGATTTCGATTGCATTGGCTTTTATATCCTGGTTTTTTCTCGCTATCTCTTCTCTTGTCACGTTTTGTCTTGCAGCCTCGAGTTAG
- the LOC116013328 gene encoding delta-1-pyrroline-5-carboxylate synthase, with protein MDSVDSTRAFVRDVKRIVVKVGTAVVTRSDGRLALGRLGALCEQIQELNSQGYEVILVTSGAVGAGRQRLRYRRLIHSSFADLQKPQRELDGKACAAVGQNGLMALYDSLFSQLDVTSAQLLVTDNDFRDPDFRNQLNETVNQLLSLKVIPIFNENDAISTRRAPYEDSSGIFWDNDSLAALLALELKADLLVLLSDVEGLYSGPPSDPHSKLIHTYIKERHEKEITFGDKSRVGRGGMTAKVKAAVYAAYAGIPVVITSGFAVDNIIKVLHGKRIGTLFHRDANELDPAIDASACEMAVAARECSRRLQALAPQERRNILLDIADALEANEQKILTENEADVDAAQQAGYDPSLVARLALKPGKISSLAKSVRVLAEMDEPIGRILKRTEILDGFILEKTSSPLGVLLIIFESRPDALVQIASLAIRSGNGLLLKGGKEAKRSNAILHKVITSVIPENVGERLIGLITSREEVPELLKLDHVIDLVIPRGSNKLVSQIKASTKIPVLGHADGICHVYVDKSANLDVAKHIVLDAKTDYPAACNAMETLLVHDDLVKKGGLNDLIMELQIKGVTIFGGPKASSLLNIPEANSLHHEYSSLACTVEIVDDVYAAIDHIHQHGSSHTDCIITEDKEVADIFLRQVDSAAVFHNASTRFCDGFRFGLGAEVGISTSRIHARGPVGVEGLLTTRWVGRGNGHVVNGDKGINYTHKELS; from the exons ATGGATTCCGTTGACTCAACGCGAGCATTCGTCAGAGATGTTAAACGTATCGTCGTTAAG GTTGGGACTGCAGTTGTCACTAGATCGGATGGGAGACTGGCACTCGGAAGGTTGGGAGCACTCTGCGAGCAG ATCCAGGAGCTCAATTCGCAGGGCTATGAGGTTATTTTAGTTACCTCAGGTGCTGTAGGTGCTGGCCGACAACGGCTTAGATATAGGAGATTGATTCACAGCAG TTTTGCGGATCTGCAAAAGCCACAACGTGAGCTTGATGGCAAGGCATGTGCAGCTGTTGGGCAAAACGGCCTAATGGCTTTGTATGATTCCTTGTTCAGTCAG CTGGATGTTACATCAGCTCAACTTCTTGTGACGGATAATGACTTCAGAGACCCAGACTTTAGGAATCAACTTAATGAAACAGTTAATCAATTGCTGTCTCTGAAAGTTATACCTATATTTAATGAAAATGATGCTATTAGTACACGGAGAGCTCCATATGAG GACTCTTCTGGTATATTTTGGGATAATGACAGTCTAGCAGCTCTACTAGCTTTGGAGCTAAAAGCTGATCTTCTTGTTCTTTTAAGTGATGTAGAGGGTCTCTACAGTGGCCCTCCCAGTGATCCTCACTCAAAGTTAATTCACACATACATCAAGGAGAGGCATGAAAAAGAGATTACTTTCGGTGACAAGTCTAGAGTGGGAAGGGGGGGTATGACTGCCAAAGTAAAAGCTGCAGTTTACGCAGCTTATGCCGGAATCCCTGTTGTCATCACaag TGGCTTTGCTGTTGACAATATTATTAAAGTACTACATGGGAAGCGTATTGGTACTCTCTTTCATCGGGATGCTAACGAGTTGGATCCAGCTATAGATGCTAGTGCGTGTGAGATGGCAGTTGCAGCAAGGGAATGTTCCAGACGGCTTCAG GCTCTTGCTCCACAAGAAAGGAGAAACATTTTGCTGGATATAGCTGATGCACTGGAAgcaaatgaacaaaaaataCTTACCGAGAATGAAGCTGATGTAGATGCTGCCCAGCAGGCTGGTTATGATCCATCTCTGGTAGCTCGGCTGGCCCTAAAGCCAGGAAAA ATCTCAAGTCTTGCAAAATCAGTTCGTGTGCTGGCAGAGATGGATGAGCCAATTGGTCGTATTTTAAAGAGAACAGAG ATTTTAGATGGCTTCATCTTGGAGAAGACATCATCTCCATTGGGCGTTCTGTTGATTATTTTTGAGTCACGGCCTGATGCACTTGTTCAG ATTGCTTCACTGGCAATCCGAAGTGGGAATGGACTCTTACTGAAAGGTGGAAAAGAGGCCAAAAGATCAAATGCAATCTTGCACAAG GTTATTACCTCAGTCATCCCAGAAAATGTTGGTGAACGGCTTATTGGACTTATTACTTCTAGAGAGGAGGTCCCTGAATTGCTCAAG CTTGATCATGTAATTGATCTTGTTATCCCAAGAGGCAGCAATAAACTTGTCTCCCAAATCAAGGCTTCAACAAAAATCCCAGTTCTTGGTCATGCTG ATGGAATTTGCCATGTTTATGTTGATAAGTCTGCTAACTTAGATGTAGCAAAGCACATTGTGTTGGATGCAAAAACAGATTATCCCGCAGCATGTAATGCAATG GAAACACTTCTTGTGCATGATGACTTGGTGAAGAAAGGTGGTCTAAATGACCTAATCATGGAACTTCAGATAAAAG GTGTTACTATATTTGGTGGACCCAAGGCAAGCTCCCTGCTCAATATTCCCGAAGCTAATTCATTGCATCATGAATATAGTTCTCTGGCTTGCACTGTGGAAATTGTTGATGATGTATATGCTGCAATTGATCATATACATCAACATGGAAG TTCTCATACTGACTGCATTATCACTGAAGACAAGGAAGTTGCAGATATATTTTTACGCCAAGTTGACAG TGCTGCCGTATTTCACAATGCTAGCACACGATTTTGTGATGGCTTCCGCTTTGGACTTGGTGCAGAG GTGGGGATCAGTACAAGTAGGATCCATGCCCGTGGTCCTGTAGGAGTTGAAGGATTGCTAACAACTCGATG GGTTGGAAGGGGAAATGGGCATGTGGTGAATGGTGATAAAGGAATCAACTACACTCACAAGGAGCTTAGTTAA